A single genomic interval of Macadamia integrifolia cultivar HAES 741 chromosome 6, SCU_Mint_v3, whole genome shotgun sequence harbors:
- the LOC122081908 gene encoding receptor-like kinase TMK3: protein MVEGGASAGTTAVAMEESKKKLVLVFSVVLCFVSEVFSATDPGDFKILSDFKQGLVNSELLKWPSSGNDPCGSSWPHVFCSGDRITQIQVANLGLSGTLPPNFNQLQKLYNLGLQRNNFSGALPSFSGLSELQYAFLDYNQFDTIPSDFFDGLDNLGVLALDSNPLNATTGWSIPDGLGNSVQLTNLTVMQCNLAGPIPDFLGNMSSLTVLMMSYNKLSGGIPATFSQSSLQVLWLNDQSGSKLSGPIDVIGSMASLTQLWLHGNSFTGTIPTNIGDLASLRDLKLNNNQLVGLIPESLSNLPLQSLDLRNNMLMGPIPKSKFGNASYLPNSFCQSVPGLPCDPQVSALLDFLEDVNYPGKLASSWDGNNPCASWLGITCDSSSKVSVINLQRDNLNGTLSPSVAKLDSLLTINLGANNLTGSIPSSWTDLKNLRSLDVSGNNLKPPFPKFSTSVKVNVDGNPQLSPVSPVSSPPQSNSSSASPPSPSSSVSPPQSNSSSSGSQPSPSSNPSPPSIVGSPNHSPSTSSDTSSEQSKPGSSKTSKLVVIVAPVACFAILTLLILPLSVYYCKKKNRTFQAPSSFVVQPRDPSDPDDTVKIVVANNTNGGLSTLTESSTQSRNSSGMGESHVIEAGSLVISVQVLRNVTKNFAPENELGRGGFGTVYKGELDDGTKIAVKRMEAGVISTKALDEFQAEIAVLSKVRHRHLVSLLGYSVEGNERLLVYEYMPQGALSKHLFRWKSLKMEPLSWKRRLNIALDVARGMEYLHSLAHRSFIHRDLKSSNILLGDDYRAKVSDFGLVKLAPDGEKSVATRLAGTFGYLAPEYAVTGKITTKADVFSFGVVLMELLTGLMALDEDRPEETRYLAAWFWHIKSSKEKLMAAIDPALDVNEETFETTISIIAELAGHCTAREPSQRPDMGHAVNVLSPLVEKWKPFDDDTQEYSGIDYNLPLTQMVKGWQDAEGKDNSYTGLDDSKGSIPSRPTGFAESFTSVDGR, encoded by the exons ATGGTGGAAGGTGGGGCTTCTGCTGGAACTACTGCAGTAGCCATGGAAGAAAGTAAGAAgaagttggttttggttttctcGGTGGTACTCTGCTTTGTTTCAGAGGTTTTCAGTGCCACCGATCCTGGTGACTTCAAAATTCTAAGTGATTTCAAACAAGGGTTGGTTAATTCAGAACTCTTAAAATGGCCTTCCAGTGGAAATGATCCTTGTGGTTCTTCCTGGCCTCATGTATTCTGTTCCGGTGACAGGATCACACAGATTCAGGTCGCTAACTTGGGTTTGTCGGGAACTTTACCTCCCAACTTCAACCAGCTTCAAAAGCTATACAATTTGGGGCTTCAGAGGAACAACTTCAGTGGGGCTCTGCCATCTTTCAGTGGCCTTTCGGAATTGCAGTATGCTTTTTTGGATTACAATCAATTCGACACCATACCTTCTGATTTCTTCGATGGTCTCGACAATCTGGGGGTTCTGGCTTTGGATAGTAATCCCTTGAATGCCACTACAGGATGGTCTATTCCTGATGGGCTAGGGAATTCAGTTCAGCTAACCAATCTGACTGTAATGCAGTGCAATTTGGCCGGCCCAATTCCTGATTTCTTAGGGAATATGTCTTCTCTTACAGTCTTGATGATGTCCTACAACAAACTCTCTGGTGGGATTCCTGCAACTTTTAGCCAGTCAAGTTTGCAGGTTTTATGGCTAAACGACCAGAGTGGAAGCAAATTGTCTGGTCCAATAGACGTGATTGGGTCCATGGCGTCTCTCACACAGCTATGGTTACATGGAAACAGTTTCACCGGGACCATTCCGACCAATATTGGAGATTTGGCATCTTTGAGGGATCTCAAACTCAACAATAACCAACTTGTGGGTCTAATTCCTGAGAGCTTGTCGAATTTGCCGCTACAGAGCTTGGATTTGAGGAACAACATGCTGATGGGTCCAATTCCGAAGTCCAAATTCGGTAATGCATCTTACCTTCCAAACTCATTTTGTCAATCTGTTCCTGGGCTTCCTTGTGATCCTCAAGTTTCGGCACTTTTAGATTTCCTTGAGGATGTGAACTACCCTGGAAAGCTGGCTTCTTCTTGGGATGGTAATAATCCTTGTGCATCATGGTTAGGAATAACTTGTGATTCAAGTTCCAAGGTTTCTGTAATAAACTTGCAGAGAGATAACCTTAACGGAACTCTTAGCCCTTCGGTTGCAAAGCTGGATTCTTTACTTACTATTAATCTTGGGGCAAACAATTTGACTGGTTCAATACCCTCGAGCTGGACTGATTTGAAAAATCTGAGGTCGTTGGATGTAAGTGGGAACAATCTTAAACCTCCATTTCCAAAATTTAGTACAAGTGTAAAGGTCAATGTAGATGGTAATCCTCAATTGAGTCCAGTTAGCCCTGTGAGCTCTCCCCCACAATCTAACTCATCATCGGCGAGTCCGCCTTCTCCATCTAGCAGCGTGTCTCCCCCACAATCTAACTCCTCATCATCGGGGAGTCAACCTTCTCCATCTAGCAACCCATCACCCCCCTCCATTGTGGGTAGTCCAAACCACTCACCTTCTACATCTTCTGATACATCGTCAGAACAATCTAAACCAGGGAGTTCCAAAACATCTAAATTGGTTGTAATTGTAGCCCCTGTCGCTTGTTTTGCAATCTTGACTCTTCTGATTCTTCCGCTATCTGTATACTACTGCAAGAAGAAAAACCGCACCTTCCAGGCACCAAGTTCCTTTGTGGTTCAACCCAGAGACCCATCTGATCCAGACGATACGGTTAAGATTGTCGTGGCTAATAACACAAACGGAGGCTTGTCTACTCTAACAGAGAGCAGTACACAGAGTAGAAACAGTAGTGGCATGGGAGAATCTCATGTGATTGAGGCTGGAAGCCTGGTCATCTCTGTTCAGGTTCTTCGGAATGTGACCAAGAATTTTGCTCCGGAAAATGAGTTAGGGCGCGGTGGTTTTGGGACAGTTTACAAGGGGGAATTGGATGATGGTACAAAAATAGCAGTTAAGAGGATGGAGGCTGGTGTCATTAGCACCAAAGCCCTGGATGAATTTCAGGCTGAAATTGCTGTTCTTTCAAAAGTCCGACACCGACATTTGGTGTCTCTATTGGGGTATTCTGTTGAAGGTAATGAGAGGCTTTTGGTTTATGAGTATATGCCTCAAGGGGCATTGAGCAAGCACCTTTTCCGCTGGAAGAGTCTAAAAATGGAGCCTCTTTCTTGGAAGAGGAGGCTGAACATTGCCTTGGATGTTGCTAGAGGGATGGAGTATCTTCACAGTCTTGCACACCGGAGCTTCATACACAGAGATCTAAAATCTTCTAATATTCTCCTAGGTGATGATTATCGAGCAAAAGTttctgattttggtttggtgAAACTGGCTCCTGATGGAGAGAAATCAGTGGCGACCAGACTTGCTGGGACTTTCGGATACCTGGCACCTGAGTATGCTG TAACAGGGAAAATCACAACCAAGGCAGATGTCTTCAGCTTTGGAGTGGTGTTAATGGAGCTGTTGACTGGGTTGATGGCACTTGATGAGGATCGCCCTGAGGAGACCAGATACTTGGCTGCATGGTTTTGGCACATCAAGTCAAGTAAGGAGAAACTAATGGCTGCCATTGATCCAGCTCTTGATGTGAATGAAGAAACATTTGAGACCACCATTTCCATTATTGCTGAACTAGCTGGGCATTGCACTGCAAGGGAGCCCAGCCAACGGCCTGATATGGGTCATGCAGTGAATGTGCTGTCTCCACTTGTAGAAAAGTGGAAACCATTTGATGATGACACTCAGGAATATTCGGGCATTGATTACAACCTACCTCTTACTCAGATGGTCAAAGGCTGGCAAGACGCAGAAGGTAAGGATAACAGTTATACAGGCCTTGATGACAGTAAGGGAAGTATTCCCTCAAGGCCCACTGGGTTTGCAGAGTCCTTCACCTCTGTTGATGGTCGATAA